A genomic region of Candidatus Eisenbacteria bacterium contains the following coding sequences:
- the ltrA gene encoding group II intron reverse transcriptase/maturase, with translation MAGKTGPNNPAGRESRDKVRQLQRRLWVAAKRQPGRRFHALYDRIWRGDVLREAWKRVRRNRGAAGVDEETLAGLEQYGVERFLEELGEMLRAGRYRPAAVLRRYIPKADGKKRPLGIPTVRDRVVQAAAKLVLEPIFEADFRPCSFGFRPRRSATGALESLRKLGSRGYNHVLDADIRDYFGSIDHRKLMLLVEQRVSDRRVLKLLRQWLCAGVMEEGQMRENLSGTPQGGVISPLLSNIYLNALDTVWERRWAHLGMLVRYADDFVVMCRTKSACEEAERRVKGILTRLGLELHPEKTKRLDLSWGQQGLDFLGCHLRKRLSGPIWARERQRVYFLQRWPSQRSMQRVRQRVKELTGRERNGVKDVRVLIRDLNPVLRGWGTYFQTGNANNKFNRVDTYVWQRLHGFMVKRKGRHLRAGEADLWTRQFFHQHGLHRLRGTVCYPGTA, from the coding sequence ATGGCCGGCAAGACCGGACCCAACAACCCCGCGGGGCGCGAGTCCCGCGACAAAGTGCGACAACTTCAACGTCGGCTGTGGGTGGCGGCCAAGCGGCAGCCGGGGCGCCGATTCCACGCGCTGTATGACCGCATCTGGAGGGGTGACGTCCTTCGGGAAGCGTGGAAGCGGGTGAGGCGGAACCGAGGCGCGGCAGGCGTGGATGAAGAGACGCTGGCCGGGCTGGAGCAGTACGGAGTCGAGCGCTTCCTGGAAGAGCTTGGCGAGATGCTGCGAGCAGGCAGGTACCGGCCAGCAGCGGTGTTGCGCCGGTACATCCCGAAGGCGGATGGCAAGAAGCGGCCGTTGGGCATACCGACGGTACGGGACCGGGTGGTGCAGGCGGCGGCGAAGCTGGTGCTGGAGCCGATCTTCGAGGCGGACTTCCGTCCGTGCTCGTTTGGGTTCCGGCCGAGGCGGAGCGCCACCGGGGCCCTGGAGAGCCTGCGCAAGCTGGGATCTCGGGGCTACAACCACGTACTGGATGCGGACATTCGAGATTACTTCGGAAGCATCGACCATCGGAAGCTGATGCTTCTGGTGGAACAGCGGGTCTCGGATCGGCGGGTACTCAAGCTGCTGCGGCAGTGGCTCTGTGCCGGGGTGATGGAAGAGGGACAGATGCGGGAGAACCTCTCTGGGACACCCCAGGGAGGAGTGATTTCGCCGCTGCTCTCGAACATCTACCTCAACGCTCTCGACACGGTGTGGGAACGCCGGTGGGCCCATCTGGGCATGCTGGTGCGCTACGCGGACGACTTCGTGGTGATGTGTCGGACGAAGTCGGCGTGCGAGGAGGCCGAGCGCCGGGTGAAGGGGATCCTCACGCGGCTGGGGCTGGAGCTGCACCCGGAGAAGACGAAGCGGCTGGATCTGAGCTGGGGACAGCAGGGGCTTGATTTCCTCGGCTGTCACCTGCGCAAGCGACTGAGCGGACCGATTTGGGCGAGAGAACGCCAAAGGGTGTACTTTCTCCAGCGGTGGCCCTCGCAGCGCAGCATGCAACGGGTACGGCAGCGGGTGAAGGAGTTGACCGGCCGGGAACGCAACGGGGTGAAGGATGTGCGGGTCTTGATCCGCGACCTCAACCCGGTGCTTCGTGGCTGGGGCACCTACTTCCAGACCGGGAACGCCAACAACAAGTTCAATCGGGTCGACACGTACGTCTGGCAGCGGCTCCATGGCTTCATGGTGAAGCGCAAGGGTCGCCATCTGCGAGCGGGCGAAGCCGACCTCTGGACTCGCCAGTTCTTCCATCAGCACGGGCTGCACCGCCTGCGAGGCACCGTCTGTTACCCGGGGACCGCGTAA
- a CDS encoding NAD-dependent deacylase, with protein sequence MADSPTAPSLAAAVLRASRRLVILTGAGISAESGVPTFRGAGGYWRNRSFMELATPEAFAADPRLVWDWYLERRRTVRACEPNAAHRAIAAWSQLGRGTLITQNVDGLHERAGTSAVVRFHGSLWHNRCGECREERLVADLEYPELPRSPCCHAPERPGVVWFGEAIPSEAVKSTELAVAGADAVLVIGTSGAVYPAAGIVAAVRSSGAKAIEVNPEDTSLEVDVALRMPAAEAVPRILPSR encoded by the coding sequence ATGGCCGATTCCCCGACGGCACCAAGTCTCGCCGCCGCAGTTCTCCGCGCCTCGCGCCGCCTGGTGATCCTCACCGGCGCGGGCATCTCCGCCGAGAGCGGCGTTCCCACCTTCCGTGGCGCCGGCGGCTACTGGCGCAACCGCAGCTTCATGGAGCTGGCCACGCCCGAGGCGTTCGCTGCGGACCCCCGGCTGGTATGGGATTGGTACCTGGAGCGTCGCCGCACGGTGCGCGCCTGCGAGCCGAACGCCGCGCACCGGGCCATCGCGGCGTGGTCGCAGCTGGGGCGCGGCACGCTCATCACCCAGAACGTGGATGGCCTGCACGAGCGCGCCGGCACCTCGGCGGTGGTGCGCTTTCACGGCTCGCTGTGGCACAACCGGTGCGGGGAGTGCCGGGAGGAGCGGTTGGTCGCCGACCTCGAGTACCCGGAACTGCCGCGATCGCCCTGCTGCCACGCGCCGGAGAGACCGGGAGTGGTGTGGTTCGGGGAGGCCATTCCTTCGGAGGCGGTGAAGTCCACGGAACTCGCGGTTGCGGGCGCGGACGCGGTGCTGGTCATCGGCACCAGCGGCGCGGTGTACCCCGCGGCGGGCATCGTGGCGGCGGTCCGCTCGAGCGGCGCGAAGGCCATCGAGGTGAACCCGGAGGACACCTCCCTGGAGGTGGACGTGGCGCTCCGGATGCCCGCCGCGGAGGCGGTGCCACGGATTCTGCCGTCGCGTTGA